In Thalassotalea fonticola, a single genomic region encodes these proteins:
- the fabA gene encoding 3-hydroxyacyl-[acyl-carrier-protein] dehydratase FabA: MTKQNSFDKAGLIQAGTGELFGPGNSKLPSDNMLMMDRIVKITDEGGKYGKGEIIAELDITPDLWFFDCHFKGDPVMPGCLGLDAMWQLVGFFLAWSGGPGLGRALGVGEVKFTGQILPTASKVTYRIDLKRVIKRKLFMGLADGTVEVDGRVIYAATDLKVGLFEDTSKF, translated from the coding sequence ATGACAAAACAAAACTCATTTGACAAAGCAGGTCTAATTCAAGCTGGTACTGGTGAATTATTTGGTCCTGGAAACAGCAAATTACCTTCAGACAATATGTTAATGATGGATCGCATCGTTAAAATTACTGATGAAGGTGGTAAATATGGTAAAGGTGAAATAATTGCCGAACTAGATATCACTCCTGATCTTTGGTTCTTCGATTGTCACTTTAAAGGTGACCCGGTAATGCCAGGTTGTTTAGGCTTAGATGCAATGTGGCAATTAGTAGGCTTTTTCCTGGCTTGGTCTGGTGGACCTGGTTTAGGCAGAGCGCTAGGTGTGGGTGAAGTTAAATTCACTGGCCAAATTTTACCAACAGCTTCTAAGGTTACTTACCGTATTGATCTTAAACGAGTAATTAAACGTAAGTTATTTATGGGTTTAGCAGACGGTACTGTAGAAGTTGATGGTCGTGTAATTTACGCAGCTACTGATTTAAAAGTTGGTTTATTTGAAGATACTTCAAAATTTTAG